A single region of the Salvia miltiorrhiza cultivar Shanhuang (shh) chromosome 8, IMPLAD_Smil_shh, whole genome shotgun sequence genome encodes:
- the LOC130997171 gene encoding uncharacterized protein LOC130997171 produces the protein MEIDKAIRESDDTRLKTKYNNAIYVIQRALALYSVEEVAFSFNGGKDSTVLLHLLRAGHYLHKVGKNPSAADTEITFPIRTIYFESSSAFPEINSFTYDIASIYNLQMDIIRLDFKSGLEGLLKAHPIRAIFLGVRIGDPTAVGQEQFSPSSPGWPPFMRVNPILDWSYRDVWAFLLTCKVQYCSLYDQGYTSIGSIHDTVPNALLCHSKTKGNEQNYKPAYLLSDGRLERAGRVKKGTFKPSPAASNGFKHDDSHLKRNFTASVIAVGDEILFGTVEDRMRFILCRKLHSVGWAVSHISVTRNDIDSVADEVERLKSTSDMVFIYGGVGPLPSDLTVAGVAKAFSVRMAPDEEFEEYLRHILGERCKGDRNEMAQLPEGITELLHHEKLRVPLIKCQNVIILTATNASELENEWDCLIELMPSDGLLVITEPFVSKKLATTLSDLDAAQPLSEICCKFPDLHIGAYRESRGGSLIITVKGKDISRISTAADALCNKFGCKEIE, from the exons ATGGAGATCGATAAGGCCATAAGAGAAAGTGATGATACAAGGTTGAAGACAAAGTACAACAATGCCATCTACGTAATCCAAAGAGCTCTTGCTCTTTACTC TGTTGAAGAGGTTGCCTTCAGCTTCAATGGTGGAAAAGATTCAACT GTTTTGTTGCACCTTCTTAGGGCAGGCCATTATTTGCACAAGGTTGGAAAGAATCCGTCTGCTGCAGATACTGAAATAACATTTCCAATACGGACCATTTATTTTGAGAGTTCTTCGGCTTTCCCTGAAATCAACTCATTCACTTATGACATAGCATCTAT TTATAACTTGCAGATGGACATCATTCGCCTAGATTTCAAGTCAGGCTTGGAGGGCCTTTTAAAAGCACATCCTATTAGAGCTATTTTTCTAGGTGTTCGAATTGGTGATCCAACTGCT GTTGGGCAAGAGCAATTCTCGCCGAGTTCACCTGGATGGCCGCCTTTCATGAGAGTGAATCCCATCTTGGATTGGTCATACAG AGACGTTTGGGCCTTTCTCTTGACTTGCAAGGTTCAATACTGCAGCTTATATGATCAAGG TTACACTTCAATTGGTAGCATTCACGATACAGTTCCTAATGCACTATTGTGCCATAGCAAGACAAAAGGTAACGAACAGAATTACAAACCTGCATATCTGCTTTCCGACGGAAGATTGGAAAGAGCAGGGAGGGTTAAAAAGGGCACTTTTAAGCCATCACCTGCTGCTAGTAATGGCTTTAAGCATGATGACTCACATTTGAAAAGAAATTTTACCGCCTCGGTTATTGCTGTGGGAGATGAAATTCT GTTTGGCACTGTCGAGGATCGGATGAGGTTCATACTGTGTAGAAAGCTCCACTCTGTTGGGTGGGCTGTTTCACATATTTCTGTTACCCGAAATGAT ATTGATTCTGTAGCAGATGAAGTTGAGCGGCTAAAGTCGACAAGTGATATG GTTTTCATATATGGAGGGGTCGGCCCACTGCCCTCAGATCTCACTGTAGCTGGTGTTGCTAAAGCATTCAGTGTCCGGATG GCCCCTGACGAAGAATTTGAAGAATATTTGAGGCATATACTAGGTGAAAGGTGCAAGGGAGATAGGAACGAG ATGGCACAGTTGCCCGAAGGCATCACCGAGCTGCTGCATCACGAGAAACTGAGAGTCCCTTTG ATTAAGTGCCAAAATGTGATAATTCTTACTGCGACGAATGCCTCTGAGCTGGAAAATGAGTGGGATTGCTTGATCGAGCTGATGCCATCTGACGGACTTCTAGTAATCACCGAACCATTTGTTTCAAAGAAACTGGCAACAACACTTTCCGAT TTAGATGCTGCTCAGCCTCTGTCTGAAATCTGCTGTAAATTTCCTGACCTCCACATTG GGGCGTATCGCGAATCAAGAGGAGGCTCTTTGATCATAACAGTCAAAGGAAAG GATATATCAAGAATTTCAACAGCTGCTGATGCATTATGCAACAAGTTTGGTTGTAAGGAAATTGAATGA
- the LOC130998227 gene encoding uncharacterized protein LOC130998227, translating into MPIIALFDTGASHSFISHAACKRLELTPQLAETTLEVSTPGGGRLAAKDIISNLELNIGAETFKADLYVISMIEFDIILGMDWLTQVGATILCSERKISFQSAGKEKASFHGIRMGGRVPVISAMKATKIMRKGECQAFLVNLTGEREADKTIEEVPVVRDFKDVFPEELPNPKSQSQFQIPSPATSGAPRPPAVLLGRRQWEARSQSHRDPRPVAPPPSSDDSGAQSLRLRRS; encoded by the exons ATGCCGATTATAGCTTTGTTCGATACTGGAGCGTCCCACTCTTTTATTTCACATGCTGCTTGTAAGAGATTAGAACTGACTCCACAATTGGCTGAGACAACTTTAGAGGTTAGCACCCCTGGTGGTGGAAGATTGGCTGctaaggacattatctcgaacTTAGAGCTGAACATAGGCGCTGAAACGTTTAAGGCAGATTTGTACGTCATCTCTATGATAGAATTCGACATCATCCTAGGGATGGACTGGCTTACTCAAGTCGGTGCCACGATACTCTGTAGCGAGAGAAAGATCTCTTTCCAATCCGCTGGAAAAGAGAAGgcaagttttcatggcataagaATGGGAGGAAGAGTACCAGTAATTTCAGCGATGAAGGCCACAAAGATAATGAGGAAGGGAGAATGTCAGGCTTTCCTAGTCAATTTGACAGGAGAACGTGAAGCAGATAAAACAATCGAAGAGGTTCCAGTGGTGCGAGATTTCAAAGATGTTTTTCCTGAAGAATTGCCCA ATCCCAAATCCCAATCCCAATTCCAGATCCCGTCTCCGGCGAccagcggcgcccctcgcccgcCCGCCGTTCTCCTCGGCCGTCGCCAGTGGGAAGCTCGTTCCCAGTCCCACCGCGACCCTCGCCCAGTCGCTccgcctccgagctccgacGACAGCGGCGCCCAGTCGCTCCGCCTCCGACGTAGCTGA